One genomic segment of Mycolicibacterium psychrotolerans includes these proteins:
- a CDS encoding DMT family transporter, translating to MSTDRGGYRTENLVLGALLTTAAFFCVALVGALAKVAGNHTSTGVLLLAQNAICLAAVAPVALRHGWGPMRTQRFGLHLLRAATGTACWYALFFAITVIPLANATLLTYSAPLWMPLIAWAVTRQRVATATWVGAGVGFAGVVLVLRPQGHGLSMGEVSAFAGAVLLAVAMMSVRWLGATEPTLRILFYYFLLSTVMSIPVAAADFRAVEPQAWLWLFAVGLAQLLSQLLVVIAYRFAPAEKLGPFIYSVIVFTALIDWLFWDHRPTVSTYLGMALVIGGGMLAMRAKKTAAQTVTTTPRRDRA from the coding sequence ACCGAACCGAGAACCTGGTCCTCGGGGCGCTTCTCACTACGGCGGCGTTCTTCTGTGTCGCTCTGGTGGGTGCGCTGGCCAAGGTCGCGGGCAATCACACCTCGACCGGTGTGCTGCTCCTCGCCCAGAACGCGATCTGTCTGGCGGCCGTCGCGCCGGTGGCGTTGCGTCACGGGTGGGGTCCGATGCGGACGCAACGTTTTGGGTTGCATCTCCTGCGCGCCGCGACGGGGACCGCCTGCTGGTACGCGTTGTTCTTCGCGATCACGGTGATCCCGCTGGCCAATGCGACGCTGTTGACCTACAGCGCGCCGTTGTGGATGCCGCTGATCGCGTGGGCCGTCACGCGTCAGCGGGTCGCCACGGCCACGTGGGTGGGCGCCGGCGTCGGCTTCGCCGGGGTGGTGCTGGTGCTCCGGCCGCAAGGGCACGGTCTGAGCATGGGCGAGGTGTCGGCGTTCGCGGGGGCGGTACTGCTGGCTGTCGCGATGATGTCGGTGCGGTGGCTGGGGGCCACCGAGCCCACGCTGCGCATCCTGTTCTACTACTTCCTGCTGTCCACGGTGATGTCGATTCCGGTCGCGGCGGCGGATTTCCGGGCCGTCGAGCCGCAGGCATGGCTGTGGCTGTTCGCCGTCGGTCTCGCGCAGCTGCTCTCGCAGCTGCTCGTCGTGATCGCCTACCGCTTCGCGCCGGCGGAGAAGCTGGGTCCGTTCATCTACTCGGTCATCGTGTTCACCGCGCTGATCGACTGGCTGTTCTGGGACCATCGCCCCACCGTGTCGACCTACCTGGGGATGGCGCTGGTCATCGGCGGCGGAATGCTCGCCATGCGCGCCAAAAAGACTGCGGCGCAGACTGTTACGACGACCCCGCGGCGGGATCGCGCCTAG
- a CDS encoding sensor domain-containing protein: MADSTSAQAIAAAVAAGLNIDDDAAAVIVQAASGKIVAATPQVQQILGLEPGEVLGRDSTDPRWAAVGADGVALRRQDQPWTRAVDTGQPVRGAIMGVHRLGHDPAGEHVWLTVDSVPFDFREDRPNRVVTRLAVITDARAAALQSAASARLHRLLMEHAPDIAAWQLLDTTFLWVSNSSRDILGYEPEEMIGRTAYELLHPDDVALMRDDDDAAVLTPRTVRMRHRDGCYRWLDVATQVIRDAAGEPAQLRSTWRDVTVRVDAEEERESAARMIRSVWSSSPIGIAICDADGVIEDANHALCVMLGRQRGDVVGRPLHTFAHGDDHGLDAVTPLPEAGSGAHESESRYLRPDGTAFWGLRTTAALDTRIGREPRYLVHLQDVTIRRIAHQKLIHTASHDALTGLTNRTAFDEQVERALKRLPPDACSGMLFIDIDDFKSVNDTYGHHVGDMLLQAVAGRLERAIREGDLAARLGGDEFVVWLPKVDPEEAVVVARRVASLLSAPYGVGSHTVQISVSVGVTTATADQRQLLLRAADRAMYRAKSTKSAVATEKAEGDAGRCQPPRST, translated from the coding sequence GTGGCTGACAGCACGTCCGCCCAGGCAATTGCGGCAGCGGTCGCGGCGGGTCTGAACATCGACGACGATGCCGCCGCGGTCATCGTGCAGGCCGCGTCCGGGAAGATCGTCGCCGCTACACCGCAGGTACAGCAAATTCTGGGGCTCGAGCCCGGCGAAGTGCTCGGCCGTGACTCGACCGACCCGCGGTGGGCAGCCGTCGGCGCGGACGGCGTCGCTCTGCGCCGACAAGATCAACCTTGGACCCGGGCGGTGGACACCGGGCAGCCCGTCCGTGGTGCGATCATGGGTGTCCACCGCCTCGGCCACGACCCAGCAGGAGAACACGTCTGGTTGACCGTGGACAGCGTCCCCTTCGACTTTCGTGAGGACCGGCCGAACCGGGTCGTGACCCGGCTCGCGGTGATCACCGATGCGCGCGCCGCAGCCTTGCAGTCAGCTGCCTCCGCGCGGCTCCACAGACTGTTGATGGAGCATGCCCCGGACATCGCCGCATGGCAGCTCTTGGACACCACGTTCTTGTGGGTGTCCAACTCGTCCAGAGACATCCTCGGCTACGAGCCGGAGGAGATGATCGGTCGCACCGCCTATGAACTTTTGCATCCCGATGACGTCGCCCTCATGCGCGATGACGACGACGCGGCGGTCCTGACACCGCGCACGGTGAGGATGCGCCATCGCGACGGCTGTTATCGGTGGCTCGACGTGGCGACACAGGTGATCCGGGACGCGGCCGGCGAGCCCGCGCAGTTGCGTTCTACCTGGCGTGACGTCACGGTTCGCGTAGACGCCGAGGAGGAGCGCGAATCCGCGGCACGAATGATCCGATCGGTGTGGAGTAGTTCTCCGATCGGCATCGCCATCTGTGACGCCGACGGCGTCATCGAGGATGCCAACCACGCGCTGTGTGTGATGCTCGGACGCCAACGAGGCGACGTCGTGGGCCGCCCGCTGCACACCTTCGCCCACGGAGACGACCACGGCCTCGACGCGGTTACCCCTTTGCCCGAAGCAGGATCCGGTGCACACGAATCCGAATCTCGCTACCTGCGTCCGGACGGCACCGCATTCTGGGGGTTGCGCACCACGGCGGCACTCGACACCCGGATCGGCAGAGAGCCCCGGTATCTCGTCCATCTCCAGGACGTGACCATCCGTCGCATCGCCCACCAGAAACTGATCCATACGGCCTCCCATGACGCCCTCACCGGGTTGACGAACCGCACGGCATTCGATGAGCAGGTCGAGCGGGCTCTCAAGCGGCTGCCGCCGGACGCGTGCAGCGGCATGCTGTTCATCGATATCGATGACTTCAAGTCCGTCAATGACACGTATGGCCACCACGTCGGCGACATGTTGCTCCAGGCCGTCGCCGGCAGGCTCGAGCGGGCGATACGCGAAGGGGATCTCGCCGCACGGCTCGGCGGCGACGAGTTCGTGGTGTGGCTACCGAAGGTCGACCCCGAGGAAGCCGTCGTCGTTGCGAGGCGCGTGGCGTCGCTGCTGTCGGCGCCGTACGGGGTGGGATCCCACACGGTCCAGATCTCGGTCAGCGTCGGGGTCACCACCGCCACAGCCGACCAACGCCAACTGTTGCTCAGGGCAGCCGACCGTGCCATGTATCGCGCCAAGTCGACCAAGAGCGCAGTAGCGACCGAGAAGGCCGAAGGAGACGCGGGTCGCTGCCAGCCGCCAAGGAGTACCTGA
- a CDS encoding bestrophin-like domain has product MSEWLVTHLPSWLLLIVIVACTAGTAIVVQTFVRRRFPGLRGEEHNDVTKFAFGVVGFVFAFFVGFVVSAMWGQISHADTVVRTEGAAGAQLARDSHIFDEPDRDRIRQHLLEYEQAAITEWDESNEGRTYPEADQALNRLYGAYESVQPRTDAQKTLLGTSFSNLNDLSKARTERVLQSRTDTGPPWSLWAVIFVTSGLLLGCAIIYGVEKPANHYAMVAIIGTLVGAQLFLVTELSHPYVGAVSTVPDPLQQVIHMLEAEPRT; this is encoded by the coding sequence GTGAGCGAGTGGTTGGTCACCCATCTGCCGTCCTGGCTGCTGCTGATCGTGATCGTCGCCTGCACCGCGGGCACCGCCATCGTCGTTCAGACCTTCGTTCGCCGCCGCTTCCCCGGTCTTCGCGGTGAAGAACACAACGACGTCACGAAGTTCGCCTTCGGCGTGGTCGGTTTCGTGTTCGCGTTCTTCGTCGGGTTCGTCGTCTCGGCCATGTGGGGACAGATCAGTCACGCCGACACCGTCGTCAGGACCGAGGGCGCGGCCGGGGCTCAACTCGCCCGAGACTCCCACATCTTCGACGAGCCGGACCGGGACCGGATCCGCCAGCACCTGTTGGAGTACGAGCAGGCCGCCATCACGGAGTGGGACGAGTCCAACGAGGGCAGGACCTACCCCGAGGCGGATCAGGCTCTCAACCGGCTCTACGGCGCCTACGAGAGCGTCCAGCCCCGTACCGACGCCCAAAAGACGCTTCTGGGAACATCATTCAGCAACTTGAACGACCTGAGCAAAGCACGCACCGAGCGCGTGCTGCAGTCCCGCACCGACACAGGACCGCCATGGTCGCTGTGGGCGGTGATCTTCGTGACCAGCGGCCTGCTCCTGGGCTGCGCGATCATCTACGGCGTCGAGAAGCCGGCCAATCACTATGCGATGGTCGCGATCATCGGCACCCTGGTCGGGGCGCAGCTGTTCCTGGTCACCGAGCTCTCGCATCCCTATGTCGGCGCGGTCTCGACGGTCCCCGACCCGCTGCAGCAAGTCATCCACATGCTCGAGGCCGAACCACGGACCTGA